The following are encoded in a window of Schistocerca gregaria isolate iqSchGreg1 unplaced genomic scaffold, iqSchGreg1.2 ptg000720l, whole genome shotgun sequence genomic DNA:
- the LOC126320398 gene encoding uncharacterized protein LOC126320398, translated as MGDKGMISINEILKGKTKSTSWAQDDENEEVVEEKVTRTAKTWNTIEKVEAVSIKEQHAAGLSESDVRNEPYRVRDVIHSRTDQTNSGNQNSSRYAATDGYQSHGAPREDSDRQRPFPPRSSYEHRPYYGDGPYQRPREDDHSHSGDGASWRGGSGYRSSYHSPPKYRHQYSSQSSYPPPSRGYGGGGHREFSSYHRAPLPTSPPWKAFVGKLPPHVRKEDLLELFRDLPVRSVSLIKSSSNQTNYPYYAYVEFDDLPSLENALKYDNTELLGSVIHVSVATGKAGGSSYFSNYNSFSSGGKYSSQHRPFSTEPKPAPDERKPLILEPRTTPLSSDNSRPDVMSKASSNRDRIFGSALPADKDYYDVQGSRSQLEEKQPFSSEKPSSAYHQEPYSMDEPTINNGTSSTNKSKNSKKTPNTASSQTTESNHETQQHKQPSRRKNAAGMASVSSASASSTKQTITTNNLFTILEELT; from the exons ATGGGCGACAAGG GAATGATTTCTATTAATGAAATATTGAAAGGAAAGACAAAGTCTACATCTTGGGCACAGGACGATGAAAACGAGGAAGTAGTCGAAGAGAAGGTTACGA GGACTGCGAAGACTTGGAATACCATCGAGAAGGTTGAAGCAGTTTCTATCAAAGAGCAGC ATGCTGCCGGTCTGAGTGAGTCTGATGTAAGAAACGAGCCCTATCGGGTTCGAGACGTGATTCATTCTAGAACTGACCAGACTAACAGCGGCAATCAAAATTCATCTCGCTATGCTGCGACGGATGGATACCAAAGTCACGGCGCCCCTCGCGAAGATTCGGATCGCCAGCGACCTTTTCCACCTCGTAGTTCTTATGAACACCGCCCCTATTACGGCGATGGTCCCTATCAGAGACCACGTGAAGACGACCATTCTCATAGCGGTGATGGCGCTTCTTGGAGAGGTGGATCGGGCTACCGCTCTTCTTACCACTCCCCACCTAAATACCGTCATCAGTACTCTTCGCAATCTTCTTATCCCCCTCCTTCACGCGGGTATGGAGGTGGCGGACATCGCGAGTTTTCGTCCTATCATAGAGCTCCTCTACCTACCTCCCCACCATGGAAAGCATTTGTAGGTAAGTTGCCCCCTCATGTAAGGAAAGAAGACCTTTTGGAATTGTTTCGGGATCTTCCTGTCAGATCTGTCAGCTTGATAAAAAGCAGCTCGAACCAGACGAATTATCCGTATTACGCATATGTAGAGTTCGATGATCTGCCTTCCCTGGAAAATGCCTTGAAGTACGACAATACGGAACTTCTCGGGTCTGTCATTCACGTCAGTGTAGCTACCGGAAAGGCCGGCGGCAGCAGCTATTTTTCAAACTACAACTCCTTCTCTTCTGGTGGCAAGTATTCATCACAGCATAGGCCATTCTCGACCGAACCTAAACCTGCTCCCGACGAGCGAAAGCCCCTTATTCTAGAGCCTCGTACGACACCTCTATCTTCCGACAACTCAAGACCTGATGTAATGTCCAAAGCTTCGAGTAACAGAGACCGCATCTTTGGTTCCGCTCTACCCGCAGATAAAGACTACTACGACGTTCAAGGCTCTCGATCTCAACTAGAAGAAAAGCAGCCTTTCTCCTCAGAAAAACCATCGTCTGCTTATCACCAAGAACCCTATTCCATGGATGAACCTACTATAAACAATGGCACCTCATCGACCAATAAGAGCAAAAATTCGAAAAAAACCCCCAACACCGCCAGCAGTCAGACAACAGAAAGCAATCATGAAACACAACAACACAAGCAACCATCTAGACGCAAAAATGCAGCTGGTATGGCGTCTGTCTCATCTGCCAGCGCCAGTTCCACAAAGCAGACTATTACTACCAACAACCTCTTTACTATACTTGAAGAATTAACGTGA
- the LOC126320458 gene encoding uncharacterized protein LOC126320458, whose protein sequence is MDNNFERLLESGDFLAIGDIILEQSDEGLVEKTLSGILSDIEGQLAEAQKLSGVPRTQKSERNAVILKNGILSLILFDDYSKSAKILSKKIDWIMCHIFEPIRNLVSNSSKAPEMNLKLSMMALVTKILYSRRDYMLKYGESVLSFLMSQEPFRISEDGMDYNSSSNTQEAVRGPGNEETEQLCNDFVRSSIEFLMDFAAVTLDPIVSHAPELFLSAHRIFKDKRYQQSQYEVLQLIDQLASLTFEGRTEDEEDFLDTKIRGLLFQNCEEAKKEKSQWAASAGREISFDVVMNILINISTLFDEVDKEYEQIDTNCLSTLKEEEELTDDLVFVHLEILQTAVSTLVGMTKAYFGLREHELTFEFIWSVLSAKLTAYKKESSFDKMTNAYNTLSRILPYTHEDIVSEVYEDIYHGLEDAIVNAERWAHEKCPYVSERNQIYTNLLDAATECYATLFRSQPVLSWKKRDHFSKKLSPFFDNMMIVADYISALENLPAECSEEVSATLSRTVLPETVRRCFNWLTFNKGTKGRAAVIRALGIVAQHSGKLFEPFVAAVTSRLTQLLEDEDFEICGMSIITTLAQVLYAIRQTELIGTYLEPITRSVIDQVGSAFVEYAGRAKTDCEGSDEESDEESTEGDEEYDEDSEEEDDESTDEKEDEMNHIAEFVHKGFSYLYFIMSTKELVETIEKSEPNLVEEIFLLLLTFIQDPIIYDEDTVLKMTAAKIVPYMVANLSSIHNKTFQERALNALAVLEDSLGEEQLRPLITDLKNVQF, encoded by the exons ATGGATAACAATTTCGAGAGGCTTTTGGAGTCGGGTGATTTTTTGGCAATCGgag ACATCATACTTGAACAGTCTGATGAAGGCTTGGTAGAAAAGACACTATCGGGAATTCTTAGCGATATTGAGGGTCAACTGGCCGAAGCACAAAAGCTCAGCGGTGTTCCGCGCACACAGAAGTCAGAAAGAAATGCGGTCATACTGAAGAACGGTATTTTAAGTTTGATATTG TTTGACGATTATTCTAAATCTGCAAAAATACTCAGCAAAAAAATTGATTGGATAATGTGCCACATTTTTGAGCCAATTAGAAATCTTGTTTCCAACAGTTCCAAGGCgccagaaatgaatttgaagctgtCCATGATGGCCTTGGTGACCAAAATACTATATTCTCGCCGCGACTATATGCTGAAGTATGGCGAGTCGGTTTTATCGTTTTTAATGAGTCAGGAACCTTTTCGCATTTCTGAAGACGGAATGGACTATAATAGTAGTAGTAACACACAGGAAGCGGTGCGCGGCCCTGGAAATGAAGAAACGGAGCAGTTGTGTAACGATTTCGTCAGGTCTTCAATCGAGTTTTTGATGGATTTTGCAGCTGTAACGTTGGATCCGATCGTAAGTCACGCTCCAGAGCTGTTTTTATCCGCCCATCGCATTTTCAAAGACAAGAGATACCAACAGTCGCAATATGAGGTGTTGCAGCTGATTGACCAGCTCGCGTCTTTGACCTTCGAAGGCAGAACAGAGGACGAGGAGGATTTTTTGGATACGAAAATACGCGGACTTCTCTTCCAAAATTGCGAAGAGGCTAAGAAAGAGAAAAGCCAATGGGCTGCAAGTGCCGGTAGGGAGATTTCGTTTGACGTCGTCATGAACATTCTTATAAACATCTCTACGCTATTTGATGAGGTGGACAAAGAATATGAGCAGATTGATACAAATTGCCTGTCTACTCTGAAGGAAGAAGAAGAGTtgacagatgacttggtgttcgtACACTTAGAAATTTTGCAAACGGCCGTTTCCACGTTGGTGGGAATGACCAAAGCCTACTTTGGGCTCAGAGAACACGAGCTAACGTTCGAGTTCATCTGGTCCGTGCTTTCGGCCAAGTTGACCGCATATAAAAAAGAATCGAGCTTCGATAAAATGACCAACGCCTACAATACGCTTTCTAGAATTCTTCCATACACACACGAGGACATCGTTTCTGAAGTGTACGAAGACATCTATCACGGACTAGAGGACGCTATCGTCAACGCGGAACGCTGGGCACACGAAAAATGCCCGTACGTATCCGAACGCAACCAAATATACACAAACCTGCTGGACGCGGCCACCGAGTGCTACGCTACGCTGTTCAGGAGTCAGCCCGTACTTTCGTGGAAAAAACGAGACCACTTTTCGAAAAAATTGTCTCCGTTCTTTGACAACATGATGATTGTGGCAGATTACATATCAGCGCTCGAGAATCTACCGGCAGAGTGCAGTGAAGAGGTGTCCGCCACTCTGTCGAGAACTGTGTTGCCAGAGACAGTGAGGCGGTGCTTCAATTGGCTGACGTTCAACAAGGGGACGAAGGGCAGAGCCGCGGTGATTCGAGCTTTGGGAATCGTAGCGCAACACAGCGGCAAACTGTTCGAGCCGTTTGTGGCGGCGGTGACTTCTCGACTGACTCAGCTTCTGGAGGACGAGGACTTTGAAATTTGTGGAATGAGCATCATCACCACCCTGGCGCAGGTTTTGTACGCTATCCGCCAGACAGAGCTCATCGGCACATACCTAGAACCGATTACGAGGAGCGTGATAGACCAAGTCGGCTCGGCCTTCGTGGAGTACGCGGGACGCGCCAAAACGGACTGCGAGGGGAGCGACGAGGAAAGCGACGAGGAAAGCACGGAGGGAGACGAGGAATACGACGAAGATAGCGAGGAGGAAGACGACGAAAGCACTGACGAAAAAGAAGACGAAATGAATCACATTGCTGAATTTGTTCACAAAggattttcttatttatattttatcATGAGCACGAAAGAGCTGGTTGAGACCATTGAAAAATCAGAGCCGAACTTGGTTGAGGAAATTTTTCTCCTTCTCCTTACCTTTATTCAAGATCCAATCATCTACGACGAGGACACCGTGCTGAAGATGACCGCGGCAAAGATCGTACCGTACATGGTTGCGAATTTGTCGAGTATACACAACAAGACCTTCCAGGAGAGGGCGTTGAATGCGCTGGCGGTGCTCGAGGATTCGTTGGGCGAGGAACAGCTGCGACCATTGATTACGGATCTAAAGAACGTCCAGTTCTGA